A window of Longimicrobiaceae bacterium genomic DNA:
AGCGGCGGGCGTAGGCGCGGCACGCCGCCTCTACGGAGTACATGTGGCGGCGGAGCGATTCGCTCTGCACGTGGGCGTGCATGAGCGCGCCGGACTCCTCGCGCGGGGGAAGCTGGGCCATGATCTCGCGTCGGGTGGACGGCCGGTGCGCGCCGGGGGCGCGGCCCCGGGCAGGGCGGCCAATCTACGCCACCCCCCGCCCCGGCGAAAGCGAAGGGCCGCACGCCCGGGTGCCGTCGGCGTGGTGGGGCACTTCTGTCCCACCACGGCAGGCAGAATCGTTGCGGCGCCGCGACTTCCGTACGACGGCGCCTGCGGGCGGCGGCCCCCCAAGCGGCCTCCCGCAACGCTTTGCGGGCGATCGTGGGAACATCCGGATCGCGGCACGTGATGTGAACCAGCCCTCGCTTGCCTGAGACGGCGCGATGCCGCTCTCGGCGAGCTCTTCCGCCACGGGCTCCATGCGCCCGGAGTGCACCGCTTCCGGGCTGGTCCACGCACGAGAGGAGGCATCATGAGTAAGCGCTTACCTGGGCTCCTGGGGATAGCGATCCTCGGCGCATTCACCGCGGCCGGATGCACGGACCAGCCTCTCACCGGCGTACCAGCGCCCGAGGACGGGGCGCGCGCGGCGACCGTCGAGATGTGCGAGGTGATCGACTTCGACCAGTTCCGCCACGGCGACGCGGTCACCTCCGTGTCGCTGCCGACGCTCGGGCTCACCCTCAACGTTTCCACGATGCGCTTCGCCGATCCGGGCGGGGGCTCGGCCGGAGCGGTCAGCGCCCGAGCGTTCGAGACCGACGGGCTGAACGACAACCCGTTCGGCCCCGGCTCGGTGGTGGTGGAGGACGACGACCTGCAGTGGCGGGGGGAGGACAACCCGTTCGGGGGGGAGACCGACGACGGCGGCGAGTGCGCGGGCTGCGAGGGGCTCGGACGGCTCCTGGTCATCCCCGACGACCGCCCGTTCGTCCCCTGGGGCGACGCAGTCTGGGGGGGAACCATCACCTTCTCGGGCAACTTCTCGGGCGGCAGCTACTACCTGCAGTCCTTCATCGCGGTGGACATCGACGCCAGCTCGCCGGGGGTCCGGCTCCTGGTGGACGGAACGCAGGTCGCCCAGTCCGCGAACCTCGGAAACGGAAGCGTGCAGACGGTGGCCGTCGGCACCCCGCACACCATCGGCAGCAGCTTTTCCTTCCAGCTCGGCACCGAGGTGGCGGACACCCGTACCGGCTCGGGCGCCATCGACGGGATCCGGATCTGCAGCCTCCAGAACACGGGCGGCGAGGGTTGCACGCTGGGCTACTGGAAGCAGCAGCACCACTTCGACTCGTGGGTCGCGACCGGGTTCGCCCCGGCGCAGACGCTGGAATCGGTGTTCGACGTGCCGGACACGTTCGGCCTCGACAACGTTTCGCTGGCGAGCGCGCTGGAGTTCAAGGGCGGGAGCGACGCGACCGCGGCCGCGCGGCTCCTGCTCAAGCAGGCCGTCGCGGCGCTCCTCAACGCGGCGCACCCGGACGTCGACTACGAGCTGACTACCGCCCAGGTCATCGCGCAGGTGAACGCGGCCCTGGACACCCGCAGCCGGAGCACCATGCTCGCCCTGGCCAGCCAGCTGGACGGCTTCAACAACGCGGGCTGTCCGCTGAACTGACGGAGTCCGTGAGTGCGAAGTGCGAAACGGCGCCCCTACCGGGAGATCCCGGTGGGGGCGCCGTCGCGTGAGGGATGCGAGCCCGAAGGGGCGAGACGCGGGGCCGTTTCCGCGGCTCGCCGCGGTTACGCACGGTCGTATCGTGCGTTACCGCGCCGCAGCCCGGCCCCCGCGCCAGCGGGGGACACGCCCGACCGGGCAGTTCAAATCAGAACTCCGCCGAGCCGGGAGTCCTGGGGAACGGGATCACGTCGCGGATGTTCTGCATCCCGGACGCGTACATGATGGTGCGCTCGAACCCCAGCCCGAACCCGGCGTGCGGGACGGTGCCGTAGCGGCGCAGGTCGCGGTACCACCAGTACGGCTCCTTCGGGAGCCCCATCTCTTCCATGCGGGCGTCCAGCACGTCCAGCCGCTCCTCGCGCTGGGAGCCGCCGATGATCTCGCCGATCCCGGGGGCGAGGACGTCCATGGCGGCCACGGTGCGGCCGTCGTCGTTCAGGCGCATGTAGAACGACTTGATCTCCTTGGGATAGTTCATCACCACCACCGGCCGGCCGACGTGCTCCTCGGTGAGCCAGCGCTCGTGCTCGGACTGCAGGTCCAGCCCCCACTCCACCGGGAACTCCCACTTCCTCCCGGACTTCTGCAGCGCGTCCACGGCCTCGGTGTAGCTCATCCGCTCGAAGCTGGACTCCACGAAGCGCTCCAGCCGCTCGACCACGCCCTTCTGGATGCGTTCGTCGAAGAACTTCATGTCGTCCGCGCGCTCCTCCAGAACCACTCTGAAGATGTACTTCAGGAAGTCCTCGGCCAGGTCGGCGTCGTCGTGGAGGTCGGCGAAGGCGATCTCCGGCTCCACCATCCAGAACTCGGCCAGGTGGCGCGAGGTGTTGGAGTTCTCGGCGCGGAAGGTGGGGCCGAAGGTGTACACGTTGGAGAGCGCCTGGCAGTACGCCTCCACGTTGAGCTGCCCGGAAACCGTGAGGCTGGCGGACTGGCCGAAGAAGTCCTGCGAGAAGTCCACCTCGCCCTCCGGCGTGCGCGGGAGGTTCACCAGGTCCAGCGTGGAGACGCGGAACATCTGCCCCGCGCCCTCGGCGTCGCTGGTGGTGATGATGGGGGTGTGGATCCAGAGGAACCGCCGCTCGTCGAAGAAGCGGTGCACCGCCATGGCGAGCGTGTGCCGCAGCCGCGTGACGGCGCCGAAGGTGTTGGTGCGCGGCCGGAGGTGCGCCACCTCGCGCAGGAACTCGAAGGAGTGCTGCTTGGGCTGGATGGGGTAGGTCTCGGGGTCGTCCACCCACCCCAGCACCTCTACGGAGGTGGCCTTCACCTCCACCGGCTGCGGCCGCCCCGGCGTGGGGACCAGCTCCCCCGTCACGGCCACGGAGCAGCCCGCGGTGAGGCGCTGCACCTCGCTCGCGTAGTTGGGGAGGTCGCCCCCGGCCACCACCTGGATCGCGTCGAAGGACGACCCGTCGTGGACGTTGACGAAGGAGATCCCCGCCTTGGAGTCGCGGCGGGTGCGGACCCATCCCTTCACCGTGACCTGGTTGCCCGGCTCGACCTTTCCCTGCAGGAGGTCTGCGATCAGCGTACGCGGCATTTGAACGAAGTGCGTGAGTGCGTGAGTGCGTGAGTGCGAAACCGGGCTCCCGCCGTTCTCCCCTCCCCCCTCCGGGGAGGGGCCGGGGGAGGGGGTCCTACGCCCGCTCCGGGTGCGGCGCCGAGGGGCAGTGCTCCGCCAGGGTGCAGCGCTCGCAGTGCGCCCTGCGCGCCGTGCA
This region includes:
- the asnS gene encoding asparagine--tRNA ligase, with product MPRTLIADLLQGKVEPGNQVTVKGWVRTRRDSKAGISFVNVHDGSSFDAIQVVAGGDLPNYASEVQRLTAGCSVAVTGELVPTPGRPQPVEVKATSVEVLGWVDDPETYPIQPKQHSFEFLREVAHLRPRTNTFGAVTRLRHTLAMAVHRFFDERRFLWIHTPIITTSDAEGAGQMFRVSTLDLVNLPRTPEGEVDFSQDFFGQSASLTVSGQLNVEAYCQALSNVYTFGPTFRAENSNTSRHLAEFWMVEPEIAFADLHDDADLAEDFLKYIFRVVLEERADDMKFFDERIQKGVVERLERFVESSFERMSYTEAVDALQKSGRKWEFPVEWGLDLQSEHERWLTEEHVGRPVVVMNYPKEIKSFYMRLNDDGRTVAAMDVLAPGIGEIIGGSQREERLDVLDARMEEMGLPKEPYWWYRDLRRYGTVPHAGFGLGFERTIMYASGMQNIRDVIPFPRTPGSAEF